Proteins from one Xiphophorus hellerii strain 12219 chromosome 8, Xiphophorus_hellerii-4.1, whole genome shotgun sequence genomic window:
- the sema4d gene encoding semaphorin-4D isoform X1 produces the protein MNQYSLADAMTDKGNFTVPKLSESNMGFGVLGVFLGLLLEVSTHGPHSVPRTSWKRQDLDLMEFSEPGIFNYSTLLLSEERGALYVGARDAIFELNKRNVTVRNQKVQWKVAEHPMEMCTRKGKSRERDCPNYIRVLQIVDDKRLYICGTHAFQPQCDYLNLADFSLEGRPEDGRGKCSFDPSQSFTTVMVDGDLYSGTAYNFLGSEPIISRYSPSHSLLRTEYSTSWLNEPSFVFADVIRAEKHRGDGEDDKVYYFFTEVSVEYEFFGKLLIPRVARVCKGDLGGERTLQKKWTSFLKAKLVCSMPELNFVFNVVHDVFILKGRDWRDTVFYGVFTSQWGNVGLSAVCAYNMAAVEEVFSKGKYMQKATVEQSHTKWVRYNGIPPSPRPGACISNQLRQKNISSSLHLPDKTLQFVRDHPLLEDPVLPIGNGPRLITKDVNYTQIVVERVHALDGNIYDVIFTGTDKGVLHKSVVFEEDVHIVEEIQLLKNSEPIKNLLLSSETQSVYAGSDSGVIQSPTAFCGKYSTCDDCVLARDPYCAWDPNTAACVCILDAPKEQLRRLVQSLSGDANKCPPVSSVSFKDYQKVLVKPGSSAELPCVVKSNLAHVMWKSNDTLLDEASRFHFIGENGLLIYSVAPEDQGEYQCWSVEWAPAAGKNFSRLLAGYTLKLDLPPGPAARTNRVATTVHNQETSSVLPAEGNGKTERQPLTSASFTSTVLLTTPPQTDPSLTPPSSGTVRLQPSRNHPPNAVIPRPDSQDPAAEYLQHNNSVALLFLFLLFFLLFLAAMVYNCYMQYLPAPCLRLRATLLGSNKCTHQPEYRACEAGLMEASAADKINMTEQPAQNGSQTTKNLQALRDTGYETEPECGNGRLPSHNFGGDSSSQEKPFDVDCDSQSIQFADADDAY, from the exons GGGAAACTTCACAGTTCCAAAGCTTTCAGAGTCCAATATGGGATTTGGAGTGCTAGGAGTTTTTCTGGGGCTCCTCCTGGAGGTTTCAACCCACGGACCACACAGTGTTCCTCGAACTTCCTGGAAACGCCAAG ATTTGGACCTCATGGAGTTTTCAGAGCCTGGCATCTTTAACTATTCGACGCTACTGCTGAGTGAGGAAAGAGGTGCTCTGTATGTGGGAGCAAGGGACGCCATTTTTGAGCTCAACAAGAGGAATGTGACGGTCAGGAACCAAAAG GTTCAGTGGAAAGTTGCAGAACATCCCATGGAGATGTGCACACGTAAAGGAAAATCAAGAGAG AGGGACTGCCCCAACTACATTCGAGTGCTCCAGATAGTGGATGACAAGCGGCTTTACATCTGTGGCACACATGCTTTCCAGCCTCAGTGTGATTACTTG AATCTTGCAGACTTTTCTTTAGAGGGTCGACCTGAAGATGGCAGAGGAAAGTGTTCGTTTGACCCTTCGCAGAGCTTTACCACCGTCATGGTCG ATGGAGACCTCTATTCTGGGACAGCTTATAACTTCTTAGGCAGTGAACCGATTATTTCCAGATATTCCCCATCCCATTCCCTGCTGAGGACAGAGTACTCTACATCATGGCTCAATG AGCCCAGCTTCGTCTTTGCAGATGTGATCAGGGCCGAGAAGCACAGAGGAGACGGCGAGGACGACAAAGTCTACTACTTCTTCACCGAAGTGTCAGTGGAGTACGAGTTCTTTGGCAAGCTGCTCATTCCCAGGGTGGCTCGCGTCTGTAAG GGTGACCTTGGAGGAGAGCGTACTCTGCAGAAGAAATGGACCTCCTTTCTGAAAGCCAAGCTGGTGTGCTCCATGCCAGAGCTCAACTTTGTTTTCAATGTGGTCCATGATGTTTTCATCCTGAAGGGGAGAGACTGGAGAGACACAGTCTTCTATGGTGTCTTCACTTCTCAGTG GGGAAATGTGGGTTTGTCAGCGGTGTGTGCCTACAACATGGCAGCTGTGGAGGAAGTCTTCTCTAAGGGGAAGTATATGCAGAAGGCCACAGTGGAGCAGTCCCACACAAAGTGGGTGCGGTATAACGGCATCCCTCCTTCTCCCCGTCCTGGTGCA TGTATTAGCAACCAACTGCGTcaaaaaaacatcagcagctCACTCCACCTTCCGGACAAAACCCTTCAGTTTGTCCGGGACCACCCGCTGCTGGAGGACCCTGTCCTGCCCATCGGCAACGGACCTCGACTCATCACCAAGGACGTCAACTACACTCAGATTGTAGTAGAGAGGGTCCATGCTCTTGATGGGAACATTTATGATGTAATCTTCACCGGAACAG ATAAAGGTGTCCTACACAAGTCTGTGGTGTTCGAGGAAGATGTCCATATTGTGGAGGAGATCCAGCTCCTGAAGAACTCTGAACCCATAAAAAACTTGCTGCTGTCTTCAGAG ACACAGTCAGTGTATGCTGGGTCGGACTCTGGCGTCATTCAGTCCCCCACAGCTTTCTGTGGAAAGTATTCTACGTGTGACGACTGTGTCCTGGCTCGAGACCCCTACTGCGCCTGGGACCCCAACACAGCCGCCTGTGTCTGCATCCTTGATGCTCCAAAGGAGCAGCTCAG GAGACTTGTCCAGAGTCTGAGCGGTGATGCAAACAAGTGTCCTCCAG tgTCTTCGGTGTCTTTCAAGGACTATCAGAAAGTATTAGTGAAACCGGGCAGCTCTGCTGAGCTTCCCTGTGTGGTGAAGTCCAACCTGGCTCATGTGATGTGGAAATCAAACGACACTCTTCTCGACGAGGCCTCTCGTTTCCACTTCATCGGTGAAAACGGGCTCCTCATTTACAGCGTGGCCCCCGAGGATCAGGGTGAATACCAGTGCTGGTCTGTGGAATGGGCTCCTGCTGCTGGGAAGAACTTTAGCCGCCTTCTTGCTGGATACACATTGAAGCTGGATCTTCCTCCCGGACCCGCTGCCCGGACAAACCGTGTGGCCACCACAGTCCACAACCAGGAGACGAGTAGCGTGCTTCCAGCTGAAGGTAATGGTAAAACAGAGAGACAGCCACTAACTTCGGCCAGCTTCACATCCACAGTCCTCCTCACCACCCCGCCCCAAACTGACCCATCACTAACCCCGCCATCCAGTGGCACAGTCAGGTTACAGCCAAGCAGGAACCATCCCCCAAACGCCGTCATTCCTCGTCCAGACAGCCAGGACCCTGCTGCGGAGTATTTGCAACACAACAACAGCGTGGccctcctctttctttttctcctgttCTTCCTCCTGTTTTTAGCCGCGATGGTGTACAATTGCTACATGCAGTATCTCCCCGCCCCATGCCTCAGGCTGCGAGCCACTCTGCTAGGGAGCAACAAGTGTACCCATCAGCCAGAGTACAGGGCCTGTGAAGCTGGTTTAATGGAAGCGTCTGCTGCCGACAAAATTAACATGACGGAACAACCCGCGCAGAACGGCAGCCAAACCACCAAAAACCTTCAGGCACTGCGCGACACTGGCTACGAGACGGAACCCGAGTGTGGCAACGGACGCCTCCCTTCTCACAACTTTGGAGGCGACAGCTCCTCCCAGGAAAAACCTTTCGATGTGGACTGCGACTCCCAGTCCATCCAGTTTGCGGATGCAGATGACGCTTACTGA
- the sema4d gene encoding semaphorin-4D isoform X2, which yields MGFGVLGVFLGLLLEVSTHGPHSVPRTSWKRQDLDLMEFSEPGIFNYSTLLLSEERGALYVGARDAIFELNKRNVTVRNQKVQWKVAEHPMEMCTRKGKSRERDCPNYIRVLQIVDDKRLYICGTHAFQPQCDYLNLADFSLEGRPEDGRGKCSFDPSQSFTTVMVDGDLYSGTAYNFLGSEPIISRYSPSHSLLRTEYSTSWLNEPSFVFADVIRAEKHRGDGEDDKVYYFFTEVSVEYEFFGKLLIPRVARVCKGDLGGERTLQKKWTSFLKAKLVCSMPELNFVFNVVHDVFILKGRDWRDTVFYGVFTSQWGNVGLSAVCAYNMAAVEEVFSKGKYMQKATVEQSHTKWVRYNGIPPSPRPGACISNQLRQKNISSSLHLPDKTLQFVRDHPLLEDPVLPIGNGPRLITKDVNYTQIVVERVHALDGNIYDVIFTGTDKGVLHKSVVFEEDVHIVEEIQLLKNSEPIKNLLLSSETQSVYAGSDSGVIQSPTAFCGKYSTCDDCVLARDPYCAWDPNTAACVCILDAPKEQLRRLVQSLSGDANKCPPVSSVSFKDYQKVLVKPGSSAELPCVVKSNLAHVMWKSNDTLLDEASRFHFIGENGLLIYSVAPEDQGEYQCWSVEWAPAAGKNFSRLLAGYTLKLDLPPGPAARTNRVATTVHNQETSSVLPAEGNGKTERQPLTSASFTSTVLLTTPPQTDPSLTPPSSGTVRLQPSRNHPPNAVIPRPDSQDPAAEYLQHNNSVALLFLFLLFFLLFLAAMVYNCYMQYLPAPCLRLRATLLGSNKCTHQPEYRACEAGLMEASAADKINMTEQPAQNGSQTTKNLQALRDTGYETEPECGNGRLPSHNFGGDSSSQEKPFDVDCDSQSIQFADADDAY from the exons ATGGGATTTGGAGTGCTAGGAGTTTTTCTGGGGCTCCTCCTGGAGGTTTCAACCCACGGACCACACAGTGTTCCTCGAACTTCCTGGAAACGCCAAG ATTTGGACCTCATGGAGTTTTCAGAGCCTGGCATCTTTAACTATTCGACGCTACTGCTGAGTGAGGAAAGAGGTGCTCTGTATGTGGGAGCAAGGGACGCCATTTTTGAGCTCAACAAGAGGAATGTGACGGTCAGGAACCAAAAG GTTCAGTGGAAAGTTGCAGAACATCCCATGGAGATGTGCACACGTAAAGGAAAATCAAGAGAG AGGGACTGCCCCAACTACATTCGAGTGCTCCAGATAGTGGATGACAAGCGGCTTTACATCTGTGGCACACATGCTTTCCAGCCTCAGTGTGATTACTTG AATCTTGCAGACTTTTCTTTAGAGGGTCGACCTGAAGATGGCAGAGGAAAGTGTTCGTTTGACCCTTCGCAGAGCTTTACCACCGTCATGGTCG ATGGAGACCTCTATTCTGGGACAGCTTATAACTTCTTAGGCAGTGAACCGATTATTTCCAGATATTCCCCATCCCATTCCCTGCTGAGGACAGAGTACTCTACATCATGGCTCAATG AGCCCAGCTTCGTCTTTGCAGATGTGATCAGGGCCGAGAAGCACAGAGGAGACGGCGAGGACGACAAAGTCTACTACTTCTTCACCGAAGTGTCAGTGGAGTACGAGTTCTTTGGCAAGCTGCTCATTCCCAGGGTGGCTCGCGTCTGTAAG GGTGACCTTGGAGGAGAGCGTACTCTGCAGAAGAAATGGACCTCCTTTCTGAAAGCCAAGCTGGTGTGCTCCATGCCAGAGCTCAACTTTGTTTTCAATGTGGTCCATGATGTTTTCATCCTGAAGGGGAGAGACTGGAGAGACACAGTCTTCTATGGTGTCTTCACTTCTCAGTG GGGAAATGTGGGTTTGTCAGCGGTGTGTGCCTACAACATGGCAGCTGTGGAGGAAGTCTTCTCTAAGGGGAAGTATATGCAGAAGGCCACAGTGGAGCAGTCCCACACAAAGTGGGTGCGGTATAACGGCATCCCTCCTTCTCCCCGTCCTGGTGCA TGTATTAGCAACCAACTGCGTcaaaaaaacatcagcagctCACTCCACCTTCCGGACAAAACCCTTCAGTTTGTCCGGGACCACCCGCTGCTGGAGGACCCTGTCCTGCCCATCGGCAACGGACCTCGACTCATCACCAAGGACGTCAACTACACTCAGATTGTAGTAGAGAGGGTCCATGCTCTTGATGGGAACATTTATGATGTAATCTTCACCGGAACAG ATAAAGGTGTCCTACACAAGTCTGTGGTGTTCGAGGAAGATGTCCATATTGTGGAGGAGATCCAGCTCCTGAAGAACTCTGAACCCATAAAAAACTTGCTGCTGTCTTCAGAG ACACAGTCAGTGTATGCTGGGTCGGACTCTGGCGTCATTCAGTCCCCCACAGCTTTCTGTGGAAAGTATTCTACGTGTGACGACTGTGTCCTGGCTCGAGACCCCTACTGCGCCTGGGACCCCAACACAGCCGCCTGTGTCTGCATCCTTGATGCTCCAAAGGAGCAGCTCAG GAGACTTGTCCAGAGTCTGAGCGGTGATGCAAACAAGTGTCCTCCAG tgTCTTCGGTGTCTTTCAAGGACTATCAGAAAGTATTAGTGAAACCGGGCAGCTCTGCTGAGCTTCCCTGTGTGGTGAAGTCCAACCTGGCTCATGTGATGTGGAAATCAAACGACACTCTTCTCGACGAGGCCTCTCGTTTCCACTTCATCGGTGAAAACGGGCTCCTCATTTACAGCGTGGCCCCCGAGGATCAGGGTGAATACCAGTGCTGGTCTGTGGAATGGGCTCCTGCTGCTGGGAAGAACTTTAGCCGCCTTCTTGCTGGATACACATTGAAGCTGGATCTTCCTCCCGGACCCGCTGCCCGGACAAACCGTGTGGCCACCACAGTCCACAACCAGGAGACGAGTAGCGTGCTTCCAGCTGAAGGTAATGGTAAAACAGAGAGACAGCCACTAACTTCGGCCAGCTTCACATCCACAGTCCTCCTCACCACCCCGCCCCAAACTGACCCATCACTAACCCCGCCATCCAGTGGCACAGTCAGGTTACAGCCAAGCAGGAACCATCCCCCAAACGCCGTCATTCCTCGTCCAGACAGCCAGGACCCTGCTGCGGAGTATTTGCAACACAACAACAGCGTGGccctcctctttctttttctcctgttCTTCCTCCTGTTTTTAGCCGCGATGGTGTACAATTGCTACATGCAGTATCTCCCCGCCCCATGCCTCAGGCTGCGAGCCACTCTGCTAGGGAGCAACAAGTGTACCCATCAGCCAGAGTACAGGGCCTGTGAAGCTGGTTTAATGGAAGCGTCTGCTGCCGACAAAATTAACATGACGGAACAACCCGCGCAGAACGGCAGCCAAACCACCAAAAACCTTCAGGCACTGCGCGACACTGGCTACGAGACGGAACCCGAGTGTGGCAACGGACGCCTCCCTTCTCACAACTTTGGAGGCGACAGCTCCTCCCAGGAAAAACCTTTCGATGTGGACTGCGACTCCCAGTCCATCCAGTTTGCGGATGCAGATGACGCTTACTGA